The window GTGCCATCCGTAAATCTTACCACCTCACTACTGTCCCTCTTTTCTAGACGGATAATAACTGTAGAATATTTACCCTACTAATTACTATAAACTGTATAAACTCCCTTgatttgcttctctctctcagaGGCAACTTGAGCATTTTTTAGCCCAACTGATGCATCAACCATCTCATGGCAGCTCTCAACCTCACCCTCTCTGACCCTTCAACCTTCATGCTAACTGGAATCGATGGCCTGGAAATTGTCCACATCTGGATTTCCATCGCTTTCTCTACATTCTACATTATCAGCCTGTTTGGAAATGTCACAGTTCTGTTTGTTGTCGGCAAAGAGCAGACCCTGCACAAGCCGATGTACCTGCTCATCTGCATGCTGGTGCTCACAGACATTGGTACATCTACCTGCATTGTGCCAAAGGCACTGtgtatattttggttcaatttgaaaGGCATTACTGTGTGcggctgcctcacccagatgttcttTCTTCATGTGGCTACCACTATGCACTCAGCCATCCTCGCAACAATGGCCTTTGATTGCTACATTGCCATATGTAACCCTCTGAGATTTGCCATCATCCTAACTAATGTACGAATAGCTAAGCTAGGGCTAATGGGTCTGATAagagctgttctcttcattctaccccaacccttgctcctgaccaggcagccattctgtgccaaccATATTATCCCCCATACATACTGTGACCATATGGCTGTGGTGAAGATGTCATGTGGAAACACCACATTTGATGGAATTTATGGTTTAGTGGTAGCATTCATAGTCATCGAGTCAGACCTGACACTCATTGTCCTGTCCTATGGTCTGACCATCAGGGCTGTCCTCAGAATCTCCTCCAAGACAGCCCACCAGAAAGCCCTCAACACCTGCACAGCCCATATCTGTGTAATGCTGATGTCTTATACTCCCTTTCTCTTCACCTCTATGACACACCGGTTTGGTCAGGACATTGCTCCCCATGTCCATATCATCTTAGCTAATCTCAACTCTCTTGTCCCCCCCATGCTCAACCCTATCATTTATGGGGTCAAAACCAAAGAGCTTCGTGACAAAGTGAGCAAATACACCAGCAGAAGCTGATCGGTGGGGGACACTGACTTAAAACCTGCATGACAAGAGAAGAAACTACATCTCCTTGTTAATGAAGGGTGCTCTGTGCCAGTTTGGCTGAGCTCAGCATTGTGGAAGTTCACAGCCTGAGAAGTCCCTCACACCTAACATTTTATCACTGCAGGCAGGTCCCTGGGTAAATGGAATAGgagtggggcctgacaccctttTGCTAGCCAGTTCCcgtggggtagtgcagaagccgaGAAAGTTCACTACAGTGTTTCCCCTCTTACACTTGGGAACTGGGAGAAATTGATGGGTTGGATTTCAGTgacatgtatatatgtgtgtaacTTGTGGAATCTTCATAAAATGATAAAAGTTGAAATTTGTATCTTTGGGGAATATCACATTTCTGCATGGGATGGCTTCCAGAGACTATATCATATTAAACCGCTTTCCTTTCCTATTTTATTATGGAGTTAGAGCAGTAAACCTGACACTTTTTATTTGGCCTCTTGAACATATTTGATAGCAAATTAAAACTTTGTCAAGCAAGATTCTTCTCAGATTCAGTACTTAGACACAGTGAAGGCACCCGTAGAAATGACTCTCCTGAGCAAAAATGCTGACAAATTTATGATCCTTCAGCATTACAGAAATTAATGGAaagtttcagttttattttttagcaTTGTGTACCAAAGAAATGTTGTGGAAATGGCAAATGCTGTTTCAAAACTGCTACAATCCAAAGACACaatgtgacattctataccttgggggagcgtactgtaacccccatattcctcattttcacataatcgtgatcttacatataaagcagtCCTtgaaggtatcaggggaaaggttatcaTCTCTTCAAAGTAATTTTTATATCCATATacgtgtatcattaatgcatatgaagtaatgagaattgtgttggatgatggtcactaaaacatgctttAAATTGAGAAATCCAGCAGATATTAGCCCCCttgaggcaacagcaaggaaagtaaccaaacCCCGGGCAGGATGTTAAACCagccatcaacagccattgtccagcaagggagctccaATGCAATGTCTCACGTGCATGAGGCCTCAAAAAGGGAATTGTTaaaccttgcttggagagacttgACAATGCCCCCAAGACATGCCTAGACTTGTGTTCTACAAGcccatggactgagggtataaaacagagtggacacatactgggcccATCTCCCGCTTCCACCTATGCTGCAATCAACCAAGACACTGAGAAAAATGCAAAATTTCAACACAGGAGAGTGGCCCAAGTTAAAGGAACAGACCTGTGCATTAAggcctgcaatatccagtgggattGAGAGTTGAGATgatgtgcttatattttatttcattttggtaaccactctgactttttaagctttgacttataatcacttaaaattctttatagttaataaatctgtttgtttgttccacttgaagcagtgcatttggtttgaagtatGTCAGAAACTCCTCTTGGAATAACAAGACAGGtatatatcaatttctttgttaaattgatgaactcatataagctttcaGCATCCAGTGAGCatagctggacactgcaagatggaggttcctagggttgtctCTGGGACCGTAGATATTGTCTA of the Gopherus flavomarginatus isolate rGopFla2 chromosome 1, rGopFla2.mat.asm, whole genome shotgun sequence genome contains:
- the LOC127044241 gene encoding olfactory receptor 52E2-like → MAALNLTLSDPSTFMLTGIDGLEIVHIWISIAFSTFYIISLFGNVTVLFVVGKEQTLHKPMYLLICMLVLTDIGTSTCIVPKALCIFWFNLKGITVCGCLTQMFFLHVATTMHSAILATMAFDCYIAICNPLRFAIILTNVRIAKLGLMGLIRAVLFILPQPLLLTRQPFCANHIIPHTYCDHMAVVKMSCGNTTFDGIYGLVVAFIVIESDLTLIVLSYGLTIRAVLRISSKTAHQKALNTCTAHICVMLMSYTPFLFTSMTHRFGQDIAPHVHIILANLNSLVPPMLNPIIYGVKTKELRDKVSKYTSRS